GGGAACATTCGGCGGGATGTGTGGGGCTCACGGAGAACTCCCCAAGCCTTAACCCTTATCCACCGCGGCAGAGAAGAGGACGCTCCGTCTCCGCCCGGGGACAGCCAGCACGACGCACGTTTCTCGCTCAAGATGGAACGAGCCGGCGTCTGTCCGGCTCTCATTTGGCCCTGGGGCTCGTTCAAGAACCCGCCGCCGCCTCCCAGGGCCGCCCGCACCTCCTGAGGATGCAGGGACGGGAGCTGCAGGCTCCGCCGCACTCCCCTGCCGTGCTGCCGGCCGCCGTCCCTCTCCGGAAAGAGCCAGAGCCCATCCCCGTCCCACCCGGACGCGGAGCCTCTCGGGCTTTGCGGTGGCTCTGAGcccgtgtcccgtgtcccgtggAACAGAACGGGCGGGCGGGCGAGCTCCGGGATCCCCGCACCGGAGCCGGGCCGTGGGCTGCGGGCCCCTCGCCCAGGACCCGCCCGGGACGGGAGACGCTGCCCGGCCAGCCAGGGCCCCTCCGCGCTTCTCCGGACACGAACGGCGTTTTCCCAGAATCCCGAATGTCCCTTATCCCCGCTCCTgagtttcttgttttttcctgcCTCGCGTTTCCGAGCTTCCCTTTGCTCTGCCCATCGGAGTCTCCCGCGGACCCCGTCCTGCGCCGCCGGCTGCCTCCGGTGTCCCCGTCCCACGTCTCCGCGGCCCTCGGTATCCcctgccccaaattcccgtGCCCGGCCCGGTGGTCCCAGGTCCCCCGTGCCCTCTGTTTTGCACCTGGAGATCCCTCGGTGCTGTCACCAGCGGGCTCCCGAGTACCTCAGTGTTCCCTGCCTTGAGCTGCCGGGCGCCTCAGTGTCCCATCCCCTGCGCTCCCGAGTGCCTTCACGTCCCTGCTCCACGCTCCAAGGTCCCTCGGTGTCCCGTCGTCATCCCTACGCTCTCCGGTACCTCAGTGTCTCCTGCTATCCCGTTCTCCATCTCCCTGGGTGTCCATGAACGGCTCCCCGTGTCCCTGCTCGCCCCGCTCTGCTCGGCGCGTTCCTGGACGTCCCCGTGCCTTTCGCTGCCGTTCCCCGCGGCTCCTTCGCTCTGCCCTCCCTCTGCCTCCCCTCCGGGGACCTCCGCGCCCCGTccccgtcctcctcctcctccccgcccGTGCCGGAGCGCCCGCGGCCGGGACTCACCCACACACTCGTTGGCCTCCCGGGCCGTCGCTCGCTGCCAGGGCCGGTCGTAGTGGAAGGGCTTGCAGCGGTCGCACTCGGGGCCGGCCGTGTTGTGCTTGCAGTCGCACACCAAGCTGTCGTCGCGGTCCCGGACGCAGCGCGACGCGTGCCCGTTGCACTTGCAGCGCCCGCCGACCTGCAGGTCGGACACGGCGTAGAAGTAGGAGTCGCGGGCCAGCTCGGAGTCGTCCTCGCTCTCGTCGCCGAAGGTGTGCAGGCGGCTGAAGGTCACCCTGATGTCCGTGGCCGTCACCCAGTCCTGCAGCACGGGCGAGTTGTCGAAGTCGTGGGCGGTGGGGCGGCCGTCCAGGGTGCTGAAGGCGATGAGGCCGCCGGAGAGGGGCCGCACGTCGGTGTGCGAGTCGGTGCACACCGCCTCCTGCTCGTTCTGCTTCGTGATGGCGGCGCGGCTCGGCTTGTTGTACATCTTGCGGCACTGCGTGGAGTAGAACTGGAAAGGCACCCAGGTCTTGCCGTAGTCCATGGACTTGTGGATGGCCATGGACTCGGGGCGCGGCGAGCAGAACTGCAGGCTGACGTAGGTCACCTCGAATTTCTTGCCGAGGGAGAGGGTGAGGGTGACGTTGTGGGGATACTGGACGTAGCTGTCGGACTGCCAGCAGGTCAGGTTGTGCGGGTTGTTGAGGTCGGTGAGGAAGGAGGGCGGGTGGGCGCGCTTGGGGTCGGAGGCGTTGCAGAGGTGGCAGGTGCGGACCTGCTCCTCGCCTTTCTCCGTCACCACGCAGTACCGCGACGGCGGCTTCCCGCAGGTGCTGGACACCTTCACCTCCTTCCCGAAGGCCGAGTTGACGAAGTCGGGGATGCAGCGGCGGGGCAGCCCGTGCTCGTCGTAGCAGGGGTCGGGCTGGGCGGTCTGCACGGCGAACATGCTCACGCCGTGGTAGCCGCCGCGCAGGGGCTGCGCCAGCCACGCCGCcgccagcagcagggccagcggCGCCTCCGCTCCCCTCCGCGGCATCCTGCGCGACCTCCGCGCGgcgtggggacagcggggagggggacacgggCCACACCGGGGAGCCGCCGCTCGACCGCGCCGCTCCGCGGGGCACCTCGGCCGGGGACGCGGTGCGGCGGCTCAGGGAGCCCGGAGCATCGCCCGCCCCGCGGCCAGCCCCGCGGAGAAAGGGGAGACCGCGACGGCGGCGGCACCACAAAAGTGGGGCTGGCGGCGGGGCTGGGTCCCGCCTGCCTCCCGCCCCGGCCCTCGCACGGAGAATGACTGGCGGTCCCAGCCCCCGCCGCGTTTGAGGTCATGCTAAAGGAGTGACATCGCGCTCAAGGAACAGAACAACGACATCCACTGGCGGCTCAGCCAGAGACGAGCGCAGGCCTCGgggagggcgggggggggggatggGAGTGGGACGGAGCCCGCCTCGACACCGCGGTGATGGGCTCCAGCTCCACCGCGGGGCTCCCGAGCCGCCCCGAGGAGCCGGGCCTGGGCCCTTCtgctcccccccccccgcccctcggTGCCCCCGACGGGGTTGGGGGAGCCGGGACCTCCTGAGCCCTGCAGCTGGGGATGCTCCGTGGGCGTGGAGCGGGATGGGGAGAAGCGGCTGGCAGTGGCCCCACGCCCACCTGTGAGGAAGCCGGGGGATCAGGATGGGGACGTCTCCTACCTGGTCCCTGCTGGCCTCTCCTCTCCGCCGGGACAGCAGGGACTGGGACTAGCCCCCTCAGCTGGATCGGAAGGGGCACCGGCCCGAGCGggctccctcagctccctcccctGGGACAGAAAATCCGGTGCGGGGGGAGTTTAATGGGGGGAAGTAACAACACGGGAACTGCTGGGCCTGGCGAGCCGCGGCAGGTTGTTTTAGGGGGCTGGTGTCGGTGAACAGGGGCAGTCTCTCTATCACAGCCCCGGACAGACCGGGCACAAGGAACCTCTTGCCGCCCCCCGCCTCGCTCTGCAGTTCGCCGTCTCTCCCGTTAAGGCGAGGAAGGGGTTAAAGGGCGGCACTTGTCCCGCACCGGGCCCAGCCCCTGTCTCCCCTTCCCACCCACCCTGAGGACCCCCAGGGTCGAGGGGCCGCCCCCGACGGCCGCTTCCCCCCGGATCCACTCCGGATCCTCTTCCCGCTGTGATCCCGGCCGGGGACACGGCCCGGGGGGACGGTACCGAGATGCCGGAGAGACGGTCCCGGGAGGGAGCGGAGAGTTTCCCTCCCTCGGCTCCCGACCGCCCTGCTcgccccccttccctccctctttgATTAAAAGggcacttttatttttccaacgGAGGTGCCCTCTCTCGGAGCGCTGCCCACGCCGTGTCACTCAAGCGGCCGGGCCCTGGCACGGCGGCTCGGTCCCCTCCCCGGAGAGCCTCGGCGGGGCGGCCCGAGGGGACGGGGGCTGCCCGGGCAGCGGCGAGCCCCAGGCCGGCCTCCGCCCCCTCCTCTCCGCCCGCCTCTCTCCCCGCTTTGAATTCCTTGCCACCGAGCTGAATAAAAGTGGTTGTTGTAAATTGAATTAGTGCCTGATTAATCTGCTCCCGGGCCTGCTAGCCCAGCGGGACGTCTTTGGCAATGCAACCGCCTTCCCTGCAGGGCAGCGGGGCTCCGCAGCCTCCCTGCCCCCATCGctccccccggacccccccagccgcccccccagccccaccgtTCCCGGGATTTGTTAACTCTTCCCCGGGAAACAGCCCCTCCGTCCCGCTGCCGGCGACCTCCATCgccgggggaggaggagggctgTGTGTGCCTGGGGATGCGGCCGAGCCGGGACTGGCGGTCCGGTCCCTCTGGTCCCACCCGATGCACCCAGGGACACTCCCGGACACTCCCGGGATACCCCAGCCCCGGAGAAGGTTTTAACCCCACTCCTCAATCACGGCCCTCTTTACAGAATTGGGATGGAGCGGGGTGTGTGTGCTCTCGTCCACCTCAAGGTGGGAGGGAGATGATTCAGATTAAGCT
This window of the Poecile atricapillus isolate bPoeAtr1 chromosome 17, bPoeAtr1.hap1, whole genome shotgun sequence genome carries:
- the NTN1 gene encoding netrin-1, whose product is MPRRGAEAPLALLLAAAWLAQPLRGGYHGVSMFAVQTAQPDPCYDEHGLPRRCIPDFVNSAFGKEVKVSSTCGKPPSRYCVVTEKGEEQVRTCHLCNASDPKRAHPPSFLTDLNNPHNLTCWQSDSYVQYPHNVTLTLSLGKKFEVTYVSLQFCSPRPESMAIHKSMDYGKTWVPFQFYSTQCRKMYNKPSRAAITKQNEQEAVCTDSHTDVRPLSGGLIAFSTLDGRPTAHDFDNSPVLQDWVTATDIRVTFSRLHTFGDESEDDSELARDSYFYAVSDLQVGGRCKCNGHASRCVRDRDDSLVCDCKHNTAGPECDRCKPFHYDRPWQRATAREANECVACNCNLHARRCRFNMELFKLSGRKSGGVCLNCRHNTAGRHCHYCKEGFYRDLSKPISHRKACKECDCHPVGAAGQTCNQTTGQCPCKDGVTGITCNRCAKGYQQSRSPIAPCIKIPAAPPTTAASSAEEPADCDSYCKASKGKLKINMKKYCKKDYAVQIHVLKAEKNADWWKFTVNIISVYKQGSNRIRRGDQTLWIHSKDIACKCPKIKPMKKYLLLGNNEDSPDQSGIIADKTSLVIQWRDTWARRLRKFQQREKKGKCKKA